Within the Beduinella massiliensis genome, the region AGCGTGCCCACGGGCGATATCACCTGCACGTCGTGCCCCAGCGCGCGCAGGGCCTTCACCTGGTCGTGCACAAAAAAGCAGTAGGGGCTGTTGTCCTGCTGGCGGTGCACCAGCACGAGCACCCGCAGCGGCCTTTCGTTCGTCATGCGCCCGCCTCCCTGTAGATGTCCCGCATCCTTTCGGCCACGCGCGGCCAGGCGAGGCTGCGCGCGCGCTCGACGCACCGGGCGCTTCGTGCCTCGTACCCCTTCAGGCACGCGGCCGCCTTGTCCGCCATGTCCGAAACGTCGCCGGCGTCCACGTGAAAGCCCACGTCGCCCTCCGGAAACTGGCCGTCAAATCCCTGCCCGCGCGTGTACAGCACGGGCAGCCCCCGGCTCATCGCCTCCAGATAGACCATGCCGAACGTCTCCGCCGTGGAGGGGACGAGCAGCAGGTCGCACCCGTCATAGAACGATTGAAGCGCCTGCATCCCTTCTACGCGGCCGAGCAGCTCCGCGCGGCCCGTCCGCACCGACGGGGACAGCGAGAGCTTTTCCCGCAGCTCGCCGTCCCCCGCGAGGTGCACCGTGACCCTGCGTCCCGGCAGGCGCTGGGCGAGCAGCTCCGCCGCCGCCATCGCGCGCTCCGGCTGCTTGCGCGCCGTCAGCTTCCCCGCGAAGGCGATCCGAAGGCGCCCCTCCGGCAGCGCGTGCGGGCGGCCGGTGAGCCACGCCTCCTCGATGCCGTTGGGCACGACCGCGGACTTTTTCAGGATCGCCTCCCGATCCCCCGCGGGCACGTAGCGCGAGAGCACCCTGTCCCGATGCACCGGCGAGAGGAAGAGCACCCGGCTCGCAGCGCGCAGCATCCGCAGCGCGTAGGGGCGCAGGTGCGGTTCGTACTTAAAGAAGTATTCGATGTCCGAAAAGCGCAGCGTCACGACGAACGGAAGGCCCGTGCGCTGGTGCAGGCGGTAGGCGATGCCCCCGTCCGTGAACAGCGTGTGCGCGTGCACGAGCGTCACGTCCGCAAGATCCATCTTTTCAAGCAGGTCGGGCAGGGCGCGGCGCGCCTTGGTGAAGTAGAGCAGCCTGTCCATCGGGCGGACGATCAGGCTGTATCGGACGGGATACGCGCCGTCCTCCGGCAGATTCTTGCCCATGTCCCCCGCCCGCTTTTCGGGCACGTAGACGCTCTGCGCGACGCCCTGCGCCGCGAGGTGGGAGAAAAGGCTTTTGAACACCTTCGTGTCCGCGTAGTTGCAGCAGATGTGCAGAATCTTCATTTCTTCCCCCGCTTTCCGCCCAGAAAGCGCGGGAGGGCGAAGACGCCGCGCAGCGAGCCCAGGCCGTAGGCGATGTGAAAGGCCGGAAAGATCACCGGCAGCACGGGCAGGTACTTCATGCCCAGGCGCTGCGCGACGGTGTAGCTGTAAAAGGCGTCCAGCGAAAGGTACGCGAACCACTCCAGAGCGAGCAGCACGCCGAACACCTGCGGCCCCAGGAGCAGGGAAAGCGCCAGCAGCACGAGCGTGGAGAGCACGAAGCACAGCGGCACGAAGTGGCGCACGCCCATCGATCCCGGGCACAGGAACAGGGTGACGACGTTCCACATGCCGTTTTGAAAGCCCATCTTCATGATGCCGCGCAGCGTGTCGCGGCAGTAATACGTGCAGCGGATGTTCTGGTCGAGGTAGATCTTGCCCCCGTTTTTGCGGATGCGGTAGTTGAGCTCGTTGTCCTGGTTGCGCGTCAGCCGCTCGTCGTACAGCCCGATGCGGTCGAACAGGTCGCGCCGGAACGCGCCGAAGGGCACGGTATCCACGTAGCCGCTGCGCACGTCCAGCCGAAACATGGAGTTGCCCACGCCGAACGGCGTGGACAGCGCGCCCGCGATGGCCTCGCCCATGTAGCCGCGCCCGCGCGTCACGCACACGCCGCCCGCGTTGTCGCACGCCACGCTTTGCAGCGCGCGGATGCAGCCGGAGACGTAGTCGCGTGCGTACTCCGCGTGCGCGTCCATGCGCACGATGTACTCGCCCCGGCTTTCGAGGATGCCGACGTTCATGGCGTAGGGCACGGTGCGGTTCGGGTTTTGAAGCACGCGCAGCAGCGGATGTTCCGCGCGCATGGACTCCAGAATTTCCACCGTCCGGTCCGTGGAGCAGCCGTCGACAAAGAGCACCTCCATCCGCTCCTTCGGGTAATCCTGCAAAAAGAGCGATTCGGCGCACGCGCGTATGTACTTTTCCTCGTTGCGCACGGGCAAGACGAGCGATATAAAGGGTGCCTCCATGTGTTCACATCCAATTCCGTCCCGGCTCGCGGGGCGAGGGCATAGTCCGTGATGTTCTATTATACCATATCCCGCCTGCGGGCTCAACCGGCTTTTCGCCGCGCCGCTTTCCATCCGCGCGGCGCGGTGGTATAATGGAGGCAGCTTTATCAAAGGCAGGGAGGGTTTCTATGTCTGCTAAGGTCTGGGGCCATCGGGGCGCGAGCGGCTACGCGCCGGAAAACACGCTGGAGGCGTTCGCGCTTGCGGCCAGCCAGGGCGCGGACGGCGTGGAGCTGGACGTGCACCTCACAAAGGACGGCGAGCTCGTCGTCACGCACGACGAGGAGATCAGCCGCGTCTCAAACGGCAGCGGGTTCGTGCGCGACCACACATTGAGCGCGCTCAAAGCGCTCCGCTTCAACAGGACGCATCCCGAGTACGCGGACGCGCGCATCCCGACGCTGCGCGAGGTGTACGAGCTGCTCCTGCCGCTGGGGCTCACGGTCAACGTGGAGCTCAAGAACAGCAGTTTCCTCTACCCCGGCATGGAGGAAGCCTGCATCGACCTGGCCGCGCGGATGGGCATGACGGACCGGGTGCTCTACTCCTCCTTCAACCATTACAGCCTGCGCCGCGTGATGGAGATCGACCCGTCGCTGCCCTGCGGCCTGCTCTACAGCGCCACGCTGATCGACCCCTGGGACTACGCAGCCGCGCTCGGCGCGAAAGCGCTGCACCCGCACCACAGCGCGCTTCTTTACGAGGATTCCTGCGAGGCGGCGCACCGGCGCGGCATCCGGGTGCACCCCTGGACCGTCAACAGCGAGGCGGACATGCGCCTTTGCCTTCAGCGCGGGGCGGACGCGATCATCACCAACTACCCGGACGTGGCCAGGCGCGTCGCAAACGGCGATTGAGGACGTCCGGCAGCGAAAACAACGCGCAGACAGGCGTCTCCCCTTCGGAGGCGCCCGTTCTCTTTCAGCAAAAAACGTCGAGCGCCGCGCCGCCTCTTCGCGGTATGATGGACGCGCCGGAGGGGAGGAAGCGAGCATGACGGATCAGATACAGGCCGTGCAGCGCATGCAGGATTACATCGGGGAGCACCTGAACGAAGACATCACGCTTTCGCAGCTCGCACGCGTTTCCCTGTTTTCGCCGTGGTATTCCTATCGCCTGTTTCGCAGCCATACAGGGCTCACGCCCGCGGAGTACGTGCGCCGCCTGCGGCTCTCGCGCTCTGCCCTGCGGCTTCGGGACGAGGGCTGCCGGATCATCGACGTCGCGTTTGACCTCGGGTTTGGCAGCGTGGACGGCTATCAGCGTGCGTTCCGGCGCGCGTTCGGCTGCAACCCAGGCGAATACGCCGCGCGTCCGATCCCGATCCCGCTGTTCACCCCCTACGGCGTCCAATATGTATCGCTGAGAAAGGAGCGGAAAGAAGTGGAAGAGGTAAAAACCGTCTTCGTTCAACTGATCGAAAAGCCCGCGCGGCGGGCCGTGATCCGGCGCGGCGTCAGCGCCGCCGACTACTTTGCCTACTGTGAGGAGGTCGGCTGCGACGTCTGGGGGCTGCTTACGAGCATGAAGTCCCTTGACGGCGAGCCCGTCAGCCTGTGGCTGCCGGAAAGCCTGCGCGCGCCGGGCACGTCCGAGTACGTGCAGGGCGTCGAGGTGGCATGCACGGAGGAAGCGTCCCCACCGGCGGGCTTTGACGTCATCGACCTGCCCGCCCAGCAGTACCTGATGTTCCGCGGCGAGCCGTTCGCGGAGGAGGACTACTCCACGGCCATCGTGGAGGTGCAGCGCGCGATCGAGCGCTACGATCCCGGTGTGCTGGGCCTCGCCTGGGCCACGGACGAGAGCCCCCGCGTCCAGCTCGAGCCCGTCGGCACGCGCGGCTACATCGAGCTTTGGCCGGTGAAGCGCGCGCGCATCTGATCCGAAGGCAGGGCAGATATGACGAACGGGGCTGTCAAGCTAGCAAAAGCAGCAAGACAGTCCCGTTCGTTTTCTCTTTTACACCCTATCATGAACGTTCGACAGCTTGAAACAGCGCAGCCCGATCAAGCGCCATCTTTTTAATAAAGCGCATGCTTTCCAAGGCCCAGGCAGCCTCTTTTTGTATCGTTTCTTCAACACGTACCTCCGGTGGCGTCCACAATTCCAAAATCAGGTTCGCCTCCGGACAAAATGTCCTCTTTTGCTCTAATACTTGCTGCACAGGCAACATGCCTTTACCAAGCGGCCTTCCTTCCAGCAGAAAGCCCTGCTTATGCGCAAGCCGCTGAATGGCAAAATCTTTAAGATGTACGTTCACGGCGTATGGCATCAGGATCGGAAGTACCGTTCCAACGTCTTCGCCAGCGCCAAACGAATTTGCCGTGTCCAAGCAGATGCCGACCCGTGCATGGCCGACCGCGCAGATGATCTCCGCTAATACGCCGGCGGAAAGCCTGTCGTGGTTTTCAATCGCAAGCACAACATCCGCTTGCTCCAAAGGCTCCGTCAGTTGCTGCAGAATCGTAACGATCTGTTGCGGATCGGGCTCATAGCCAGCCGCATCTACCACAACGCGCAGTAGCCGTGCATGCAGGCATTGCGCAATTTGAATGTATTGAAGGGCGTGTAAATACGTCAGCCCCCTCATGCCCACTTCAAGCTCCACCTCATAGCGCTGTGCCGTCTTTCCCAGGCTTTGAAGCCTCTCCTGACTCCAACCGTCAAGCGCTATGTTGTCTCCGATCTGCAATAACCGAAATCCCTGTGCGTCGGCTCTGCGAACCAACTCAAATGCGTCCATCTCTCCGTTGTCCACAGCCCAGCCATATGTATAAGAGCTTATCCCCGTCTTCATACGCGCACTTCAGCCCCACATCATTTAGCCGCCGCTTCGGCCGCTTTACAGCAGCGTGCATAGTTTTCTTCCGCCGTATAAGCCGGTATAAAAACCGTCGCCAGCTTCATCGTCTCGTCGCCAAGATTAATCATCTGGTGCATTTCTCCCGCCTCAATCCACAGGGCGGTATCTGCCTGCACCGGCGTTTCAGCTCCTTCGCAAAGGGAAACGCCTCGGCCAGACACGACATAAATGAGCTCCGGGCGATCGTGCCTGTGATAGTCTGTCTGTTGATGCGGATATATGATGGCATGGCTGAACGTCAGTTCGGGCACGTCATTTCGATCCGGTGCAAAAAGCACCTTGATATTGCGCTGATACGGTGCAGCCACCGTCACACCGGGTTCTTCCCAGGCATTCATGATTTTCATACGCTTTTCTCCCCTTCTCCATCCATCTTACGGATATGCAACGCCCAGTCCTGCGCATCGGGCGCTTCTATGGCATGCGGCCCCTCCGGGCAAATCTCGGTACGGCGCTCTCCCGTGCGCGGATTAAACCATTCCAGCATACATTGCGGAAGTTTGAGCGTAGCCGCTCCACCGCTTGCAAAATAGAGCACATATTCTTCGTCGGGTTTTGCAAGACAATGGACGATCCCCTTCACATCGGTCAGCAATTCATCGCAGGGCCGCATACGCCAATACCGTATTTTCCCCGATTCCACAAATTGGCGCATACGTCTCAGATCGCCATAAATAGGGGGTGGGTTCCCGCACTGAAAAAGATCGCTTTCGACGAGCCTTCCCTGCTGCGCCACGCCAAAATGCCGGTCTACCCGCCCCATGAAAAAACCGCTCACAAAGGCGATCCAATAGCCCTTCCGTTCCGTGTCGTATGCGCCGACATTGTGACGATCCTGTTCCCCAATGACCGTCGGCCGCCCATATTTCCAGAAGGCTTTTCCAAATCGATGTGTGGCGTCGATGAAGACATCTTCCCTTGCCATCGACGTATGCTCTTGTGTAATGATGAATTGATTGCGCCGGCTTCGGATGAGCGCTTCCTGCTCACCCGTATCCCCAATAGACTGCAAACGCCCGTAAACATCCCAATCCGCCACACAATCTCCCCAATGCTCATACCACGCGCGTATGCGCTCTGCCGGCATCTCCCGTCCGGGCACCTTCGCAAGGTTTCCGCTTTCCGCGCCCAAAGCCCAGAAAACATTCCAGTACGCTGACAAACGCGCCACCGTATAGCGAAGATAACGGCTGATTTGGCGAACATGCTCCTCGTTGTCCAAATCAAATATCGCATTCCAGCCCGTCCCCGCTTCGTCTGTTGAAAGCCACCCGCCGTTGCAGGCATTAAGCGGGTGCGCCGACCACTCTCTCGGCCTGAAGACGGAATTGTCGAACAGGAGCTCTATGCCATAAAATACCCCCTGTTCCTTCGCAAAGGCGAGCGTCCTCTCCAGCCGCCTATAGTAAGAAAGGTTAAAACGTTCCCGTTCTATCCGGCGCTCTTCGCGGTTCGCCCAGGCCCAAGGCCAATTAAAGCTCTCGTCTTGAATGACGCTCTGGCGTGCGTAAAGCTGGTCTACTTCTATCGTCATGTTAACGCCGTTTTTTCCCAGCACGCTCAGGTACGTTTGCATGTCCGCCTCGGTGGGCGGCGGGAAATCAAGCCCCTCAAACGAAAGCGAATCACCGAAAAGGGGATGCGGATACCAACCGTCATTT harbors:
- a CDS encoding DUF5060 domain-containing protein; protein product: MNTIPRFEIFERVFMADAKGANPFVDVDLSAVFTNGEREFSVDGFYDGDQTYRIRFAPPEEGKWRYWTRSNLKELAHISGEFTCTKAISRGALTIDARYPHWFARELGGPEFVVNDGWYPHPLFGDSLSFEGLDFPPPTEADMQTYLSVLGKNGVNMTIEVDQLYARQSVIQDESFNWPWAWANREERRIERERFNLSYYRRLERTLAFAKEQGVFYGIELLFDNSVFRPREWSAHPLNACNGGWLSTDEAGTGWNAIFDLDNEEHVRQISRYLRYTVARLSAYWNVFWALGAESGNLAKVPGREMPAERIRAWYEHWGDCVADWDVYGRLQSIGDTGEQEALIRSRRNQFIITQEHTSMAREDVFIDATHRFGKAFWKYGRPTVIGEQDRHNVGAYDTERKGYWIAFVSGFFMGRVDRHFGVAQQGRLVESDLFQCGNPPPIYGDLRRMRQFVESGKIRYWRMRPCDELLTDVKGIVHCLAKPDEEYVLYFASGGAATLKLPQCMLEWFNPRTGERRTEICPEGPHAIEAPDAQDWALHIRKMDGEGEKSV
- a CDS encoding glycosyltransferase, which encodes MKILHICCNYADTKVFKSLFSHLAAQGVAQSVYVPEKRAGDMGKNLPEDGAYPVRYSLIVRPMDRLLYFTKARRALPDLLEKMDLADVTLVHAHTLFTDGGIAYRLHQRTGLPFVVTLRFSDIEYFFKYEPHLRPYALRMLRAASRVLFLSPVHRDRVLSRYVPAGDREAILKKSAVVPNGIEEAWLTGRPHALPEGRLRIAFAGKLTARKQPERAMAAAELLAQRLPGRRVTVHLAGDGELREKLSLSPSVRTGRAELLGRVEGMQALQSFYDGCDLLLVPSTAETFGMVYLEAMSRGLPVLYTRGQGFDGQFPEGDVGFHVDAGDVSDMADKAAACLKGYEARSARCVERARSLAWPRVAERMRDIYREAGA
- a CDS encoding glycerophosphodiester phosphodiesterase family protein, whose protein sequence is MSAKVWGHRGASGYAPENTLEAFALAASQGADGVELDVHLTKDGELVVTHDEEISRVSNGSGFVRDHTLSALKALRFNRTHPEYADARIPTLREVYELLLPLGLTVNVELKNSSFLYPGMEEACIDLAARMGMTDRVLYSSFNHYSLRRVMEIDPSLPCGLLYSATLIDPWDYAAALGAKALHPHHSALLYEDSCEAAHRRGIRVHPWTVNSEADMRLCLQRGADAIITNYPDVARRVANGD
- a CDS encoding helix-turn-helix domain-containing protein produces the protein MTDQIQAVQRMQDYIGEHLNEDITLSQLARVSLFSPWYSYRLFRSHTGLTPAEYVRRLRLSRSALRLRDEGCRIIDVAFDLGFGSVDGYQRAFRRAFGCNPGEYAARPIPIPLFTPYGVQYVSLRKERKEVEEVKTVFVQLIEKPARRAVIRRGVSAADYFAYCEEVGCDVWGLLTSMKSLDGEPVSLWLPESLRAPGTSEYVQGVEVACTEEASPPAGFDVIDLPAQQYLMFRGEPFAEEDYSTAIVEVQRAIERYDPGVLGLAWATDESPRVQLEPVGTRGYIELWPVKRARI
- a CDS encoding sugar phosphate isomerase/epimerase family protein; this translates as MDAFELVRRADAQGFRLLQIGDNIALDGWSQERLQSLGKTAQRYEVELEVGMRGLTYLHALQYIQIAQCLHARLLRVVVDAAGYEPDPQQIVTILQQLTEPLEQADVVLAIENHDRLSAGVLAEIICAVGHARVGICLDTANSFGAGEDVGTVLPILMPYAVNVHLKDFAIQRLAHKQGFLLEGRPLGKGMLPVQQVLEQKRTFCPEANLILELWTPPEVRVEETIQKEAAWALESMRFIKKMALDRAALFQAVERS
- a CDS encoding cupin domain-containing protein; translated protein: MKIMNAWEEPGVTVAAPYQRNIKVLFAPDRNDVPELTFSHAIIYPHQQTDYHRHDRPELIYVVSGRGVSLCEGAETPVQADTALWIEAGEMHQMINLGDETMKLATVFIPAYTAEENYARCCKAAEAAAK
- a CDS encoding glycosyltransferase family 2 protein yields the protein MEAPFISLVLPVRNEEKYIRACAESLFLQDYPKERMEVLFVDGCSTDRTVEILESMRAEHPLLRVLQNPNRTVPYAMNVGILESRGEYIVRMDAHAEYARDYVSGCIRALQSVACDNAGGVCVTRGRGYMGEAIAGALSTPFGVGNSMFRLDVRSGYVDTVPFGAFRRDLFDRIGLYDERLTRNQDNELNYRIRKNGGKIYLDQNIRCTYYCRDTLRGIMKMGFQNGMWNVVTLFLCPGSMGVRHFVPLCFVLSTLVLLALSLLLGPQVFGVLLALEWFAYLSLDAFYSYTVAQRLGMKYLPVLPVIFPAFHIAYGLGSLRGVFALPRFLGGKRGKK